A single region of the Cereibacter sphaeroides 2.4.1 genome encodes:
- a CDS encoding copper chaperone PCu(A)C: MTPFQAILAAAAVTFALPAFADSELAVTDAYARVASPAAQSGAIFMVIENHGASDDRLVSAATDAAARVELHTHLAGQDGVMQMVEVKEGFPVPAHGSHALARGGDHVMLMGLTKPLKEGDEIALTLTFESGKVLEVAAPVDTSREAPMGDHMKGMTHGN; the protein is encoded by the coding sequence ATGACCCCGTTCCAAGCCATCCTCGCGGCCGCCGCCGTGACCTTTGCCCTGCCGGCCTTCGCCGACAGCGAACTTGCCGTGACCGACGCCTATGCCCGCGTCGCGAGCCCCGCCGCCCAATCCGGCGCCATCTTCATGGTGATCGAGAACCACGGCGCGAGCGACGACCGCCTCGTCTCGGCCGCAACCGACGCGGCCGCCCGGGTCGAACTCCACACCCACCTCGCCGGGCAGGACGGCGTCATGCAGATGGTCGAGGTGAAGGAAGGGTTTCCGGTGCCCGCGCACGGCAGCCATGCTCTCGCCCGCGGCGGCGATCATGTGATGCTGATGGGCCTCACGAAGCCGCTGAAGGAGGGCGACGAGATCGCGCTGACGCTCACCTTCGAGAGCGGCAAGGTGCTCGAGGTCGCGGCGCCGGTGGATACGAGCCGCGAGGCGCCGATGGGCGACCACATGAAGGGCATGACGCACGGCAACTGA
- a CDS encoding SDR family oxidoreductase yields MTGFLTLQGKRALITGGTQGAGAATLALFRELGAEVLTSARHRPGDLPEEMFVAADLTTPAGCGALAAAVRDRLGGVDILVHMLGGSSAPGGGFAALGEAEWQAELNLNLMPAVRLDRALLPGMVARGSGVVVHVTSIQRLLPLPEATTGYAAAKAALSAYSKSLSKEVAPKGVRVVRVTPGWIATEASLRLAERLAAEAGTDLEDGKRRIMASLGGIPLGRPSTPAEVASLIAFLVSDRAASITGTEHVIDGGTVPTV; encoded by the coding sequence ATGACCGGGTTCCTGACGCTGCAGGGCAAGCGCGCCCTCATCACCGGCGGCACGCAGGGCGCGGGCGCGGCCACGCTCGCGCTCTTCCGCGAGCTCGGGGCCGAGGTCCTGACCTCGGCGCGCCACCGCCCCGGCGACCTGCCCGAGGAAATGTTCGTGGCCGCCGACCTGACGACCCCTGCGGGCTGCGGGGCGCTGGCCGCGGCGGTGCGCGACCGACTGGGCGGGGTGGACATTCTGGTCCATATGCTCGGCGGATCTTCGGCACCTGGCGGGGGCTTCGCCGCGCTGGGCGAGGCGGAGTGGCAGGCGGAGCTGAACCTGAACCTGATGCCCGCCGTCCGCCTCGACCGCGCGCTGCTGCCCGGCATGGTGGCGCGCGGGTCGGGCGTCGTCGTCCATGTCACCTCGATCCAGCGCCTCCTGCCTCTGCCCGAGGCGACGACGGGTTATGCCGCGGCCAAGGCCGCGCTGTCGGCCTACAGCAAGAGCCTGTCGAAGGAGGTGGCGCCGAAGGGCGTGCGCGTGGTGCGCGTGACGCCGGGCTGGATCGCGACCGAGGCCTCGCTCCGGCTGGCCGAGCGTCTGGCCGCAGAGGCGGGCACCGATCTCGAGGACGGCAAGCGCCGGATCATGGCCTCGCTCGGCGGCATCCCCCTCGGCCGCCCCTCGACGCCTGCCGAGGTTGCGAGCCTGATCGCCTTCCTCGTCTCTGACCGGGCGGCGAGCATCACCGGGACGGAACATGTGATCGACGGAGGCACGGTGCCGACGGTGTGA
- a CDS encoding AraC family transcriptional regulator translates to MPDGNASFRTQRFTGGDAAQPLPSIMFAERRRLAILGENGFVETCVRTIEGSDIVFGSVRSSGHVIELREPDRLTLLLPRAGRLRVRIGSAEHGVTPGCPMAFRPGERVTDATAGRDGLFAAITLQVPAARVRALAEAAELPLRGLLGPDAVALRARLEASALEGMARLACDLFLRPKTALPPGVALAITDFVDAQLLALMDGRPAPARCRVLSAFHRVRAAEEIMHAHSEEPLAMLDLARRLDIGLRSLQLAFREVHDGLSPREVYSRIRLDRARQRLLAASGADRVTTIALDSGFGHLGRFAMAYARTFGELPSETLARRRRI, encoded by the coding sequence ATGCCAGACGGAAACGCCAGTTTCCGGACGCAGCGTTTCACGGGCGGCGATGCGGCGCAGCCCCTGCCGTCGATCATGTTCGCCGAACGGCGCAGGCTGGCCATCCTCGGCGAAAACGGGTTCGTCGAGACCTGCGTGCGGACCATCGAGGGCAGCGACATCGTCTTCGGCAGTGTCCGGTCGTCCGGGCATGTGATCGAGCTTCGCGAGCCGGATCGGTTGACCCTCCTTCTGCCGAGGGCGGGGCGCCTGCGGGTGCGGATCGGGTCTGCCGAGCATGGCGTGACGCCGGGCTGCCCCATGGCCTTCCGGCCGGGCGAGCGGGTGACCGACGCCACCGCCGGCCGCGACGGGCTCTTCGCCGCGATCACGCTGCAGGTGCCCGCCGCGCGGGTCCGGGCGCTGGCCGAGGCGGCCGAGCTACCGCTGCGGGGTCTGCTCGGCCCGGATGCCGTGGCCCTGCGCGCCCGGCTCGAGGCTTCGGCGCTGGAGGGCATGGCCCGGCTGGCCTGCGACCTCTTCCTGCGGCCGAAGACCGCCCTTCCGCCCGGCGTCGCTCTGGCGATCACCGACTTCGTGGATGCGCAGCTGCTGGCCCTGATGGACGGCCGGCCTGCTCCGGCCCGATGCCGCGTCCTGTCGGCCTTCCACCGCGTGCGGGCGGCCGAAGAGATCATGCATGCCCACAGCGAAGAGCCGCTCGCCATGCTCGATCTCGCACGACGTCTGGATATCGGCCTGCGCAGCCTGCAGCTGGCCTTCCGCGAGGTGCATGACGGCCTCTCGCCGCGCGAGGTCTACAGCCGGATCCGGCTGGACCGCGCGCGGCAGCGGCTGCTGGCGGCTTCGGGGGCCGATCGGGTGACGACCATCGCGCTCGACAGCGGCTTCGGTCATCTCGGGCGGTTCGCCATGGCCTATGCGCGCACCTTCGGCGAGCTGCCGAGCGAGACGCTTGCCCGCCGCCGCAGGATTTGA
- a CDS encoding sensor histidine kinase — MTDPFAFLDLSLPMAQRVAALDWAVTPLGAIEDWPPALKVSVAMTLNSGFAQCLCWGPDHIAIYNDAFVPILGNKGDCLGLPFSVIWHEAWPSIGPIAAKAMAGESTFIKDFPLSVLRDDRGMEKAFFTFSYSPVADEAGVIRGFIDTVVETTDRVRFERRAAISNRELVHRMKNSYALVSAVVRQSARRAATVEDLTEKLLHRLEDMGQAQNILSLHGSSRATVTEVLAHVHRRLDDKGCRFLASGPEVSLTDKQTFALTLAMFELATNAVKYGALSTNEGRVVVDWSDQRDAGTRRLRLSWTERGGPPVTPPSHHGFGSLLVKQVLAAEFDGTVEVSYEPAGLHFELIAPLNGA; from the coding sequence ATGACCGATCCGTTTGCGTTTCTGGATCTCAGCCTTCCCATGGCGCAGCGTGTCGCGGCCCTGGACTGGGCCGTGACACCGCTGGGCGCGATCGAGGACTGGCCGCCTGCCCTCAAGGTCAGCGTGGCGATGACGCTGAACTCGGGCTTCGCGCAATGTCTGTGCTGGGGGCCGGACCATATCGCCATCTACAACGACGCCTTCGTGCCGATCCTCGGCAACAAGGGCGATTGCCTCGGCCTGCCCTTCTCGGTGATCTGGCACGAGGCATGGCCGTCCATCGGACCCATCGCGGCGAAGGCCATGGCGGGCGAGTCCACCTTCATCAAGGATTTCCCCCTGTCGGTCCTGCGCGACGATCGCGGGATGGAGAAGGCCTTCTTCACCTTTTCCTACAGTCCCGTCGCGGACGAGGCGGGCGTGATCCGCGGCTTCATCGACACGGTGGTGGAGACGACCGACCGCGTCCGGTTCGAGCGCCGCGCCGCCATCAGCAACCGCGAGCTCGTTCACCGGATGAAGAATTCCTACGCCCTCGTCTCTGCCGTCGTGCGGCAGAGCGCGCGCCGGGCGGCCACGGTGGAGGACCTGACCGAGAAGCTGCTCCACCGCCTGGAAGACATGGGACAGGCGCAGAATATCCTGTCCCTGCACGGCAGCTCCAGAGCGACGGTCACCGAGGTTCTGGCCCACGTCCACCGGCGGCTCGACGACAAGGGCTGCAGGTTCCTCGCCTCCGGCCCGGAGGTGTCCCTGACCGACAAGCAGACCTTCGCCCTGACGCTCGCCATGTTCGAGCTGGCGACCAATGCGGTGAAATACGGCGCGCTGTCCACGAACGAGGGGCGGGTCGTGGTCGACTGGTCCGACCAGCGGGATGCAGGAACCCGCAGGCTGCGCCTATCCTGGACCGAGCGCGGCGGCCCGCCCGTGACACCTCCCAGCCATCACGGCTTCGGCAGCCTCCTCGTCAAACAGGTTCTCGCGGCCGAGTTCGACGGCACGGTCGAGGTGAGCTACGAGCCCGCGGGCCTGCACTTCGAACTGATCGCGCCCCTCAACGGCGCCTGA
- a CDS encoding nuclear transport factor 2 family protein, which produces MTLPAPIETYFTAEAPQEGPRFAAAFAPEAIVHDEGKSHRGPAEIEAWWKAAKAKYRHRAEPLEVTEARGKTVVRARVSGHFPGSPAMLTFTFGLSGDRITDLRIGG; this is translated from the coding sequence ATGACCCTACCCGCCCCGATCGAGACTTATTTCACCGCAGAGGCGCCGCAGGAGGGCCCGCGGTTCGCCGCAGCCTTCGCGCCGGAGGCCATCGTCCATGACGAGGGGAAAAGCCATCGCGGCCCCGCCGAGATCGAAGCCTGGTGGAAGGCCGCCAAGGCGAAATACCGCCACCGCGCCGAACCGCTGGAGGTGACGGAGGCCCGCGGCAAGACCGTGGTCCGCGCGCGCGTCAGCGGCCACTTCCCGGGCAGCCCGGCGATGCTGACCTTCACCTTCGGTCTCTCGGGCGACCGCATCACGGATCTGAGGATCGGCGGATGA
- a CDS encoding RNA polymerase subunit sigma: protein MDCLQVAMIDGLPGVICRMGRELQATALELEAGGIARINFTRNPDKLTRGRLN from the coding sequence ATGGACTGTCTGCAGGTCGCGATGATCGACGGCCTTCCGGGGGTCATCTGCCGCATGGGCCGCGAGCTTCAGGCCACGGCTCTCGAGCTGGAGGCCGGTGGGATCGCCCGCATCAACTTCACGCGGAATCCTGACAAGCTGACCAGGGGGAGGTTGAACTGA
- a CDS encoding DNA breaking-rejoining protein has translation MTCRKLTRLAALLLTIGGVPAMADDIRREAVHFAPGTSGSTINGRIKGYNAVQYSLGVKAGQKMSVQLDSGNASLYFNITAPGASEALYNSSIDGNGTSVTIPSSGTYVIDVYLMRNAARRGETANYSLTLYVE, from the coding sequence ATGACCTGTCGCAAGCTGACCCGGCTGGCCGCCCTGCTGCTGACGATCGGCGGCGTGCCGGCGATGGCAGACGACATCCGGCGCGAGGCCGTGCACTTCGCCCCGGGAACCTCGGGCTCGACGATCAACGGCAGGATCAAGGGCTACAACGCGGTGCAGTACAGTCTCGGCGTCAAGGCAGGCCAGAAGATGAGCGTGCAGCTCGATTCCGGCAATGCGAGCCTCTACTTCAACATTACGGCTCCGGGCGCCAGCGAGGCGCTCTACAACAGCTCCATCGATGGCAACGGCACGTCGGTCACCATCCCGTCCAGCGGCACCTATGTGATCGACGTCTATCTGATGCGCAATGCCGCAAGGCGGGGTGAAACCGCCAACTACTCCCTGACGCTCTACGTCGAATGA
- a CDS encoding diheme cytochrome c has protein sequence MTLRILALALCLLPAGWTATYADDDGEHGGRRAALVVTDPLTRTECSACHMAYPAALLPARSWTALMADLPNHFGEDASLDEASRGQIESYLVANAADSSGAGRALRGLVQTDTPLRISELPWFKRKHADEVSPRMLEKARSMSNCAACHTGAERGLFDDD, from the coding sequence ATGACCCTCCGGATCCTTGCGCTCGCGCTGTGCCTTCTGCCGGCCGGCTGGACTGCCACCTATGCCGATGACGACGGCGAACACGGCGGCCGGCGCGCCGCCCTCGTGGTGACCGATCCGCTCACCCGGACCGAATGTTCGGCCTGCCACATGGCCTATCCGGCGGCGCTGCTGCCCGCCCGGTCCTGGACCGCCCTGATGGCAGACCTTCCCAACCATTTCGGCGAGGATGCCTCGCTCGACGAGGCGAGCCGCGGCCAGATCGAATCCTACCTCGTCGCGAATGCCGCGGACAGTTCGGGCGCGGGCCGCGCGCTGCGCGGACTGGTCCAGACCGACACGCCGCTCCGGATCTCGGAGCTGCCCTGGTTCAAGCGCAAGCATGCCGACGAAGTGTCGCCGCGCATGCTGGAGAAGGCCCGGAGCATGTCGAACTGCGCCGCCTGTCATACCGGCGCCGAGCGCGGCCTGTTCGACGACGACTGA
- a CDS encoding DUF1924 domain-containing protein, whose product MTRFLILSAVLAGPALAGDTSPAQLIAGYEAAAGAPADAERGRALFLSTQTGGKPDTPSCTTCHGADVTRAGQTRTGKEIAPLAPSATPDRFTDSARVEKWLGRNCNSVIGRDCTPGEKADLLAWLAAQ is encoded by the coding sequence GTGACCCGTTTCCTCATCCTCTCGGCCGTTCTGGCCGGTCCCGCACTGGCCGGAGACACCAGCCCCGCGCAGCTCATCGCAGGCTACGAGGCCGCCGCCGGCGCGCCCGCCGATGCCGAACGGGGCCGCGCGCTCTTCCTGTCGACCCAGACCGGCGGCAAGCCCGACACGCCCTCCTGCACCACCTGCCACGGTGCGGACGTGACGCGGGCGGGCCAGACCCGCACCGGCAAGGAGATCGCGCCGCTCGCGCCCTCGGCCACGCCCGACCGCTTCACCGACAGCGCCAGGGTCGAGAAATGGCTCGGCCGCAACTGCAACAGCGTGATCGGCCGCGACTGCACGCCGGGCGAGAAGGCCGATCTTCTGGCCTGGCTCGCGGCCCAATGA
- a CDS encoding SDR family oxidoreductase, whose product MLLNGKTIIISGASSGIGAAAARLFAAEGARLILGARRAALLEEITNEILAGGGEADFVVGDVEDSGFAAELVQRAEDRFGGLDGAFNNAGVTGEMCPIPDMPESNWHKVIAVNLSSGFYAAKHQIPAMRKRGGGSIVFTSSFVGHTIGLPGMGAYAAAKAGLIGMTQVLAAEHGPEKIRVNALLPGGTMTPMAGEDAGFHEVVRGFHALKRMADPSEIAQAALFLLSDQASFVTGTALIADGGNSISKL is encoded by the coding sequence ATGCTTCTGAACGGAAAGACGATCATCATTTCTGGCGCAAGCAGCGGCATCGGGGCCGCAGCGGCGAGGCTTTTTGCGGCGGAGGGGGCGCGCCTGATCCTCGGCGCGCGTCGTGCCGCGCTGCTGGAGGAGATCACGAACGAGATCCTGGCCGGAGGTGGCGAAGCGGATTTCGTCGTCGGAGACGTCGAGGACAGCGGTTTCGCGGCAGAGCTGGTTCAAAGAGCCGAAGACCGCTTCGGCGGACTTGACGGTGCCTTCAACAATGCCGGGGTGACCGGGGAGATGTGTCCCATCCCCGACATGCCCGAAAGCAACTGGCACAAGGTGATCGCGGTGAATCTCAGCAGCGGATTTTACGCGGCAAAGCATCAGATACCTGCCATGCGCAAACGCGGCGGTGGCTCGATTGTTTTCACCTCCTCCTTCGTGGGACACACGATCGGGCTCCCCGGCATGGGCGCCTATGCCGCAGCGAAGGCGGGCCTGATCGGCATGACTCAGGTTCTGGCCGCGGAACATGGACCCGAGAAGATCCGCGTCAACGCGCTCCTCCCGGGCGGGACCATGACGCCGATGGCCGGAGAGGACGCCGGCTTTCATGAGGTCGTGCGGGGTTTCCACGCGCTGAAACGCATGGCGGATCCATCCGAGATCGCGCAGGCGGCGCTTTTCCTGCTCTCCGATCAGGCGTCATTCGTGACCGGGACCGCACTGATCGCGGACGGGGGAAATTCGATCAGCAAGCTCTAG
- a CDS encoding CPBP family intramembrane glutamic endopeptidase: MTAKPDFPFYNGRPIPFEGRDWLLLMGSLAVALAVLTLLPLRHFPQDIVPALLFLAIPLLALRHVAGPHWTALFRPVGLREIGLMLLFGLLTLGGSILAGLILSQFLTFSGNPVAESFDGMTGIALVARLLPTVPQLIGEELLGILPFLAVLWFCVTRMRLSRPAGVLIGLLVSALVFGAAHLPTYDWNWGQALLGIGSARVFLTLAYVATRNLWVSAGAHVLNDWIGFIFAFAAGHAPIGSDP, encoded by the coding sequence ATGACGGCGAAACCGGATTTCCCCTTCTACAATGGTCGGCCGATCCCGTTCGAGGGCCGGGACTGGCTGCTGCTGATGGGCTCTCTGGCAGTGGCTCTGGCAGTCCTCACGCTGCTGCCGCTGCGCCATTTCCCGCAAGACATCGTCCCGGCGCTGCTCTTCCTCGCGATCCCGCTTCTGGCGCTGCGCCATGTCGCCGGGCCGCACTGGACGGCGCTGTTCCGTCCGGTGGGCCTCCGTGAGATCGGCCTGATGCTGCTCTTCGGGCTGCTCACCCTGGGGGGATCGATCCTTGCGGGGCTGATCCTCTCCCAATTTCTCACCTTCAGCGGCAATCCGGTGGCCGAGAGTTTCGACGGCATGACCGGCATCGCGCTGGTAGCCCGGCTTCTCCCGACCGTCCCGCAACTCATCGGCGAGGAGCTGCTCGGCATTCTGCCGTTTCTGGCCGTGCTCTGGTTCTGTGTCACCCGGATGCGCCTCTCGCGTCCGGCTGGGGTCCTTATCGGGCTTCTGGTCTCGGCGCTGGTCTTCGGCGCGGCGCATCTGCCGACCTATGACTGGAACTGGGGGCAGGCGCTGCTCGGAATCGGATCGGCAAGGGTCTTCCTGACCCTGGCCTATGTCGCCACGCGCAATCTCTGGGTTTCGGCGGGGGCGCATGTGCTGAACGACTGGATCGGTTTCATCTTCGCCTTCGCTGCGGGCCATGCGCCCATCGGCTCCGACCCCTGA
- a CDS encoding cytochrome b/b6 domain-containing protein: protein MSRPPLVPVWDLPIRLFHWSLAASIGLSAATGFLGGAEAIRWHIGGGLAALALVIARIVWGFTGPTHARFRDFLPSPAAVLGHLRSAAPRHLGHNPLGALMVLALIGSILLIGLSGLILLGGLFKTGPLAFWSFEAGRAWHMLHEVAAWAVFGLVALHLGGVAFESRRSRENLARAMLTGSKEARPGDHPAEEIPARGPLALVLLLLVGSGLWAASSALSARAPQGMPVAFDATTRDECSACHMAYHPSLLPAASWRMLMAGLADHFGEDARLDPATAAEIEAWLTGHAAETADTLPAHAFAETAPGAPFTLTETPGWKRLHGGLPDRLFRQPSVRSPATCTACHADAESGLFSPFSIHLPKE from the coding sequence ATGAGTCGCCCGCCCCTCGTTCCCGTCTGGGATCTTCCGATCCGCCTCTTTCACTGGTCGCTGGCCGCCAGCATTGGCCTGTCGGCCGCCACCGGCTTTCTCGGCGGCGCGGAGGCGATCCGCTGGCACATCGGCGGCGGCCTCGCCGCGCTGGCGCTCGTGATCGCGCGGATCGTCTGGGGCTTCACCGGCCCCACCCACGCGCGGTTCCGCGACTTCCTCCCCTCGCCGGCCGCCGTGCTGGGCCACCTCCGTTCGGCAGCCCCGCGCCACCTCGGGCACAACCCGCTGGGCGCGCTGATGGTGCTGGCCCTGATCGGGTCGATCCTGCTGATCGGCCTCTCCGGGCTCATCCTGCTGGGCGGCCTGTTCAAGACCGGCCCGCTGGCCTTCTGGTCGTTCGAGGCCGGACGCGCGTGGCACATGCTCCACGAGGTCGCCGCCTGGGCGGTGTTCGGGCTCGTCGCGCTGCATCTCGGCGGGGTCGCCTTCGAGAGCCGCCGCAGCCGCGAGAACCTCGCCCGCGCCATGCTGACCGGCAGCAAGGAGGCCCGCCCGGGCGACCACCCGGCGGAGGAGATCCCCGCGCGCGGTCCGCTGGCCCTCGTCCTTCTGCTGCTGGTGGGCTCCGGCCTCTGGGCCGCCAGCAGCGCGCTTTCCGCGCGGGCGCCGCAGGGGATGCCCGTGGCCTTCGACGCCACGACGCGGGACGAATGCTCCGCCTGCCACATGGCCTATCATCCGAGCCTGCTACCCGCCGCCTCGTGGCGGATGCTGATGGCGGGCCTCGCCGACCATTTCGGAGAGGATGCGCGCCTCGATCCGGCCACCGCCGCCGAGATCGAGGCATGGCTCACCGGACATGCCGCGGAGACGGCCGACACCCTGCCCGCCCATGCCTTCGCCGAGACCGCGCCCGGCGCGCCCTTCACCCTCACCGAGACGCCGGGCTGGAAGCGCCTGCACGGAGGACTGCCCGACAGGCTCTTCCGCCAGCCTTCGGTCCGCAGCCCCGCGACCTGCACGGCCTGCCATGCCGACGCCGAGAGCGGCCTCTTCTCGCCCTTTTCGATCCACCTACCCAAGGAGTGA
- a CDS encoding SpoIIAA family protein, translating into MRARTVLLGLGLLGLGAVALGAQSRGRPGWLRRLPSPAPHILTFELGGHVGRPEIRRMAETVLAAFDRFESVDMLVVLPEFTGLTPAAALDLEGLKAGFRSLGKVRRYAVVEPPKIAALMIETSDWFMPVQARTFPLTQRDAAEAWVARR; encoded by the coding sequence ATGCGCGCGCGGACCGTCCTCCTCGGCCTTGGCCTGCTCGGGCTCGGGGCAGTGGCGCTCGGCGCGCAGAGCCGCGGGCGGCCGGGCTGGCTGCGCCGGCTTCCGAGCCCTGCGCCGCATATCCTCACCTTCGAGCTCGGCGGTCATGTCGGCCGCCCCGAGATCCGGCGCATGGCGGAGACCGTCCTCGCGGCTTTCGACCGGTTCGAGAGCGTCGACATGCTGGTGGTGCTGCCGGAGTTCACCGGCCTCACCCCCGCCGCGGCCCTCGATCTCGAGGGGCTGAAGGCGGGTTTCCGCTCCCTCGGCAAGGTCCGCCGCTATGCCGTCGTCGAGCCCCCGAAGATCGCGGCCCTGATGATCGAGACGAGCGACTGGTTCATGCCGGTTCAGGCGCGCACCTTTCCCCTGACGCAGAGGGACGCCGCCGAGGCGTGGGTGGCGCGTCGCTGA
- the rpmB gene encoding 50S ribosomal protein L28, with product MSRVCELSGKAPMTGNTVSHANNKSRRRFLPNLNDVTLISDVLGQSFKLRISAAALRTVDHRGGLDAFLAKAKDDELSVKARAIKKEIEKAQATAA from the coding sequence ATGTCGCGCGTCTGCGAACTTAGCGGTAAGGCTCCGATGACCGGCAACACGGTCAGCCACGCCAACAACAAGAGCCGTCGGCGCTTCCTGCCGAACCTGAACGATGTCACGCTGATCTCGGACGTGCTCGGCCAGTCCTTCAAGCTGCGCATCTCGGCCGCGGCGCTGCGGACGGTCGACCACCGCGGCGGCCTCGACGCGTTCCTCGCGAAAGCCAAGGACGACGAGCTGTCGGTCAAGGCCCGCGCGATCAAGAAAGAGATCGAGAAGGCTCAGGCCACCGCGGCCTGA
- a CDS encoding GNAT family N-acetyltransferase, with protein MGTLNILIRPYDAATDLKRLSDIWFDASMAAHPFIGEARLVEQRQLIEEDYLPTAETWVACHEREAVGFISLLGSFIGGLFVAPDRQGMGVGRKLVSHALARHGELSLEVYTANEQAVRFYSSLGFRELSRRDVDDFGFPFPNASLHLKV; from the coding sequence ATGGGAACCCTGAACATCCTGATCCGGCCGTATGATGCGGCAACGGATCTCAAGCGCCTGTCCGATATCTGGTTCGATGCCTCGATGGCGGCGCATCCCTTCATCGGCGAGGCGAGACTGGTGGAGCAGCGCCAGCTGATCGAGGAGGACTATCTCCCGACGGCCGAGACCTGGGTTGCCTGCCATGAGCGGGAAGCCGTCGGCTTCATCAGCCTGCTGGGCAGTTTCATCGGCGGGCTCTTCGTCGCCCCTGACCGGCAGGGCATGGGTGTCGGGCGCAAGCTCGTTTCCCATGCCCTCGCCCGGCACGGGGAACTGTCCCTTGAGGTCTATACCGCCAACGAGCAGGCGGTGCGCTTCTACAGCTCGCTCGGCTTTCGCGAGCTGTCCCGGCGCGATGTCGACGACTTCGGTTTTCCGTTCCCGAACGCGTCCCTGCACCTGAAGGTCTGA
- a CDS encoding cold-shock protein: protein MANGTVKWFNATKGFGFIAPAGGSKDVFVHISALERAGIRQLNDGQAVTFDLETDRNGRESATNLALA from the coding sequence ATGGCCAACGGCACCGTGAAATGGTTCAACGCCACCAAAGGTTTCGGCTTCATCGCTCCGGCGGGTGGCTCGAAGGACGTGTTCGTCCACATCAGCGCCCTCGAGCGCGCCGGCATCCGTCAGCTCAATGACGGCCAGGCCGTGACCTTCGACCTCGAAACCGACCGCAACGGCCGCGAATCGGCGACGAACCTCGCTCTCGCCTGA
- a CDS encoding LysR family transcriptional regulator: MDSGLKALEAVLAIARKGSFRAAALDLGVSTTALSHTVARLEAGLGVRLFHRTTRSVALTEAGREFVARIAPALTEIRAALETVRSQRATPSGMLRINASVQAGRAVAPLVLAFLRRYPEMRVDLVTEGRLLDIVAEGFDMGIRPADLVPRDMIALPLGLPVRHAVVASPDWLVRHPEPRSPADLDPDACLRVRLPNGALLRWPFQKDGVPLPFEASGRLTVDEAAIARAAVLDGAGIGYFIEADVAEDIAAGRMIRLLEDWTPNRPGFSLYYSGRRNPSAGFTAFLAMAREREAA, from the coding sequence ATGGACAGCGGGTTGAAGGCGCTCGAGGCGGTTCTGGCCATCGCGCGAAAGGGCTCGTTCCGGGCGGCGGCGCTGGATCTGGGCGTCTCGACCACCGCGCTGTCGCATACGGTCGCGCGGCTGGAGGCCGGCCTCGGCGTCCGGCTCTTCCACCGCACCACCCGCAGCGTGGCCTTGACCGAGGCCGGGCGCGAGTTCGTGGCCCGCATCGCCCCGGCGCTGACCGAGATCCGCGCCGCGCTGGAGACGGTCCGGTCGCAGCGTGCCACGCCCTCGGGAATGCTGCGGATCAACGCCTCGGTGCAGGCCGGACGGGCGGTGGCCCCGCTCGTGCTGGCCTTCCTGCGCCGCTACCCCGAGATGCGGGTCGATCTGGTGACCGAGGGGCGGCTGTTGGACATCGTGGCGGAGGGGTTCGATATGGGCATCCGTCCCGCCGATCTGGTGCCGCGCGACATGATCGCGCTGCCGCTGGGCCTCCCCGTGCGCCATGCGGTGGTGGCCTCTCCCGACTGGCTGGTCCGCCATCCGGAGCCGCGCTCGCCCGCCGATCTGGATCCCGATGCGTGCCTCCGCGTGCGCCTGCCGAACGGCGCGCTGCTGCGCTGGCCCTTCCAGAAGGACGGGGTGCCGCTGCCCTTCGAGGCGAGCGGCCGCCTGACGGTGGACGAAGCCGCCATCGCCCGCGCCGCCGTGCTGGACGGCGCCGGGATCGGATATTTCATAGAAGCGGATGTGGCCGAGGACATCGCCGCCGGTCGCATGATCCGCCTCCTGGAGGACTGGACGCCGAACCGCCCCGGCTTCAGCCTCTATTACTCCGGCCGCCGCAACCCCTCGGCCGGCTTCACCGCCTTTCTCGCCATGGCCCGCGAGAGGGAGGCGGCCTGA